From Medicago truncatula cultivar Jemalong A17 chromosome 7, MtrunA17r5.0-ANR, whole genome shotgun sequence, a single genomic window includes:
- the LOC25499957 gene encoding laccase-17, protein MAVTIFSSLKIATLFLSLINFCAFEFALAGTTRHYQFDIGYQNVTRLCHNKRMVTVNGQFPGPRIMAREGDRLVIKVVNNVQNNISIHWHGIRQLQSGWADGPAYVTQCPIQTGQSYVYNYTIKGQRGTLFWHAHISWLRSTLYGPLIILPKKNVPYPFAKPHKEVPMIFGEWFNADTEAIIAQALQTGGGPNVSEAYTINGLPGPLYNCSKKDTFKLKVKPGKTYLLRLINAALNDELFFSVANHTLKVVEADAIYVKPFETNTILIAPGQTTNVLLKTKSHYPNAAFLMSARPYATGQGTFDNTTVAGILEYEIPSNTHHSASSLKKIPLFKPTLPALNDTSFATKFSKKLRSLASPQFPANVPQKVDKHFFFTVGLGTNPCQSNQTCQGPNGTMFAASVNNVSFTMPTTALLQSHFTGQSRGVYAPYFPSSPLHPFNYTGTPPNNTMVSNGTKVTVLPFNTSVELVMQDTSILGAESHPLHLHGFNFFVVGQGFGNYDSNKDPKNFNLVDPVERNTIGVPSGGWVAIRFLADNPGVWFMHCHLEVHTSWGLKMAWIVLDGKLPNQKLLPPPADLPKC, encoded by the exons ATGGCTGTTACCATTTTTTCATCGCTTAAAATCGCAACGTTGTTTTTGTCATTGATTAATTTTTGCGCATTTGAGTTTGCACTGGCCGGCACTACCAGACACTACCAATTTGAT ATAGGGTACCAAAATGTGACAAGATTGTGCCACAACAAGAGGATGGTGACAGTGAACGGTCAGTTTCCAGGACCTCGCATTATGGCTAGAGAAGGAGACCGTCTTGTTATCAAAGTTGTTAACAATGTGCAAAACAACATCTCGATTCACTG GCACGGCATTCGACAACTTCAATCAGGATGGGCTGATGGACCGGCATATGTGACTCAATGCCCCATCCAAACAGGTCAAAGCTATGTTTACAATTACACAATTAAAGGCCAAAGAGGAACACTCTTTTGGCATGCTCATATATCTTGGTTAAGATCAACACTCTATGGTCCTCTCATCATTCTTCCCAAGAAAAATGTTCCATATCCTTTTGCAAAACCCCACAAGGAAGTTCCTATGATATTTG GAGAATGGTTCAATGCAGATACTGAGGCCATCATAGCACAAGCCCTGCAAACTGGGGGAGGACCAAATGTTTCTGAAGCCTACACAATCAATGGACTTCCAGGGCCATTGTATAACTGCTCTAAAAAAG ATACATTCAAGCTAAAGGTGAAGCCTGGAAAGACTTACCTTCTACGTTTGATCAATGCTGCACTAAATGATGAGTTATTCTTCAGCGTTGCAAATCACACCCTCAAAGTTGTTGAAGCCGACGCTATTTACGTGAAACCTTTTGAGACTAACACCATCCTTATTGCCCCTGGCCAAACCACTAATGTTCTTCTCAAGACCAAGTCTCACTATCCCAATGCAGCCTTCTTAATGAGTGCTAGACCATATGCTACCGGCCAGGGAACTTTTGACAACACCACTGTTGCCGGTATCTTGGAATATGAAATCCCATCCAATACTCATCATTCAGCTTCTTCACTAAAAAAGATTCCACTTTTCAAACCTACTCTCCCTGCACTTAATGACACTTCTTTTGCAACAAAGTTTTCCAAGAAACTCCGCAGCCTTGCCAGTCCCCAGTTTCCGGCTAACGTTCCACAGAAAGTTGATAAACACTTTTTCTTCACAGTAGGCCTTGGTACGAACCCTTGTCAaagcaaccaaacatgtcagGGACCCAATGGAACAATGTTTGCAGCATCAGTGAACAATGTATCTTTCACAATGCCAACCACTGCACTTCTTCAATCCCACTTCACTGGACAATCCAGAGGGGTCTACGCCCCTTATTTTCCAAGCAGTCCCTTGCATCCATTCAATTACACTGGCACCCCACCAAACAACACCATGGTGAGCAACGGAACAAAGGTTACGGTTCTTCCTTTCAACACAAGTGTGGAGCTTGTGATGCAAGACACTAGCATTCTTGGTGCAGAAAGTCATCCTCTCCATTTGCATGGCTTTAACTTCTTTGTTGTTGGACAAGGATTTGGTAACTACGATTCAAATAAGGACCCCAAAAACTTTAATCTTGTTGATCCTGTCGAGAGAAACACAATTGGTGTCCCATCTGGTGGATGGGTTGCTATCAGATTCCTTGCAGATAATCCTG GGGTATGGTTCATGCATTGTCACTTGGAAGTACATACAAGTTGGGGTCTTAAGATGGCATGGATTGTGTTGGATGGAAAACTTCCAAATCAAAAGTTACTTCCACCACCAGCTGATCTTCCCAAGTGTTAA